One window of Gemmatimonadaceae bacterium genomic DNA carries:
- a CDS encoding plastocyanin/azurin family copper-binding protein — protein MRFYGIVLTAGTLVLGACAGGDPANTDTTGIVMDTTTAPAPAAMPAPAAGGAVGMAAITGTTHEVKMVGDAKGYRFEPANITVKAGDGVKFTMISGGPHNVAFDPANIPADVQPQLDANISEKMGMLSSAMKMNPNETITVSFAGIKAGTYAFNCTPHLALGMKGVVTVQ, from the coding sequence ATGCGTTTTTACGGAATTGTGCTCACGGCTGGCACGTTGGTTCTCGGCGCCTGCGCCGGCGGTGATCCCGCAAATACCGACACGACCGGTATCGTCATGGACACGACGACCGCTCCTGCGCCGGCTGCTATGCCGGCACCTGCCGCAGGTGGCGCAGTCGGGATGGCCGCCATCACCGGAACGACTCATGAAGTCAAGATGGTCGGCGATGCAAAGGGTTATCGCTTCGAGCCAGCCAACATCACGGTGAAGGCAGGCGACGGCGTCAAGTTTACGATGATCAGCGGCGGCCCGCACAACGTCGCGTTCGATCCGGCCAACATTCCGGCTGATGTTCAGCCACAGCTCGACGCAAACATCTCCGAGAAAATGGGTATGCTCTCGAGCGCAATGAAGATGAACCCCAACGAGACGATCACCGTATCGTTCGCGGGTATCAAGGCTGGCACCTATGCATTCAACTGCACGCCGCATCTGGCGCTTGGCATGAAGGGCGTCGTTACGGTTCAGTAG
- the hisG gene encoding ATP phosphoribosyltransferase yields the protein MLRIALPNKGRLSEDARDLFNQAGLEVRGRGERALTASLGGVFEAIFVRAQDIPEFVADDAADAGITGFDLVSESGRTLDSLLDLGFGRCRLVMAVREECPVNSVDDIEPDARVATVFPSVTRRFFDAAGLRVKIVPVSGAAEIAPHLGIADIIVDITSTGSTLKTNGLREVTTVLESTARLFSSPTIRTAADDGKKVALAELVSALDSVIHARGKRYLMANVPRASLDRVKEILPGLNGPTVIDILNGGEHVAVHAVVEASAVYRTIASLKAAGGEGILVTRIERLTP from the coding sequence ATGTTGAGAATAGCACTACCAAACAAGGGCCGACTGTCCGAAGACGCCCGGGACCTGTTCAACCAGGCCGGTCTCGAGGTGAGAGGTCGGGGCGAGCGGGCCCTCACAGCATCACTTGGCGGCGTGTTCGAAGCCATTTTTGTGCGAGCGCAGGACATCCCGGAATTTGTCGCCGACGATGCCGCCGACGCGGGCATCACTGGATTCGACCTGGTGTCGGAATCGGGCCGCACGCTCGATTCGCTCCTCGATCTGGGATTCGGACGCTGCCGTCTGGTCATGGCGGTGCGCGAGGAATGCCCGGTCAACTCCGTAGATGACATCGAACCAGACGCCCGCGTCGCGACCGTATTTCCCTCCGTCACACGCCGATTCTTCGACGCTGCCGGCCTGAGGGTTAAGATCGTTCCAGTTTCAGGCGCAGCAGAAATTGCGCCTCATCTCGGAATCGCCGATATCATCGTCGATATCACCTCTACCGGATCGACACTCAAGACCAACGGTCTCCGCGAAGTGACCACCGTTCTTGAGTCCACCGCGCGCCTGTTCTCGTCACCGACGATCCGGACAGCAGCGGACGATGGCAAGAAAGTCGCCCTTGCGGAGCTGGTTTCGGCACTTGACTCCGTTATCCACGCTCGCGGAAAACGGTACCTGATGGCGAATGTCCCGCGGGCCAGCCTCGACCGGGTCAAGGAAATCCTTCCTGGGCTGAACGGCCCGACGGTAATCGATATTCTGAACGGCGGGGAGCACGTCGCCGTTCATGCGGTGGTCGAGGCAAGCGCCGTCTATCGCACAATTGCGTCGCTCAAGGCAGCTGGCGGCGAAGGAATTCTGGTGACACGCATCGAGCGACTCACGCCATGA